From Parasphaerochaeta coccoides DSM 17374, a single genomic window includes:
- the rpsJ gene encoding 30S ribosomal protein S10 translates to MANERIRVRLRGFDIELVEQSSKAIVQTAVKAGAKVSGPVPLPTRINKVTVLRSPHVNKKSREQFEMRTHKRLIDILEPTSKVMDALMKLELPAGVDVEIKQ, encoded by the coding sequence ATGGCTAATGAAAGAATTCGGGTGCGCTTGAGAGGCTTTGACATTGAATTGGTCGAGCAGAGCTCCAAGGCCATCGTACAGACCGCAGTCAAAGCTGGTGCAAAGGTTTCCGGACCCGTACCGCTTCCGACCCGTATCAATAAAGTTACTGTCCTGAGATCGCCACATGTCAATAAGAAATCGCGTGAGCAGTTCGAGATGCGGACCCATAAGCGCTTGATTGACATTTTGGAACCTACATCAAAAGTCATGGATGCCCTCATGAAGCTTGAGCTCCCTGCTGGTGTGGACGTTGAGATCAAACAGTAA
- the tuf gene encoding elongation factor Tu → MAKEKFARTKPHVNVGTIGHVDHGKTTLTAAITQHCARLFGDKALAYDAIDNAPEEKARGITINTRHVEYQSKNRHYAHVDCPGHADYIKNMITGAAQMDGAIIVVAATDGAMAQTKEHILLARQVGVPCIVVFINKIDQVDDPELIDLVEAEMRDLLTANGFDGDNAPVIRGSAYEALNNPDDPEKTKCIDELLDAMDDYVPLPARAVDQPFLMPIEDIFSISGRGTVVTGRIERGVIHVNDPVSIVGIKATQDSVVTGVEMFNKLLEDGQAGDNIGALLRGIDKKEVVRGQVLAKPKSITPHQKFIGTVYVLTAEEGGRKTPFFSGYRPQFYFRTTDITGTVLLEGGKMVLPGDHTELEVELIHPVAMDKGLRFAIREGGRTVASGQVTDIKG, encoded by the coding sequence ATGGCTAAGGAAAAGTTTGCGAGGACGAAGCCGCACGTTAACGTTGGAACAATCGGACACGTCGACCACGGTAAGACGACCCTCACTGCCGCAATCACCCAGCACTGTGCCCGGCTTTTCGGTGACAAGGCTCTTGCTTATGATGCAATTGACAACGCCCCGGAAGAAAAGGCCAGAGGAATCACAATCAATACCCGTCACGTCGAGTACCAGAGCAAGAACCGGCACTATGCCCACGTTGACTGCCCGGGACACGCTGACTACATCAAGAACATGATCACTGGCGCTGCCCAGATGGACGGAGCTATCATCGTCGTTGCTGCCACTGATGGCGCCATGGCTCAGACCAAGGAGCATATCCTCCTTGCCCGTCAGGTCGGCGTACCCTGCATCGTCGTGTTCATCAACAAGATTGACCAGGTGGACGATCCTGAACTGATTGATCTCGTCGAGGCTGAAATGCGCGATCTGCTGACCGCCAATGGTTTCGATGGAGATAATGCCCCTGTCATCCGCGGTTCTGCTTATGAAGCCTTGAACAACCCCGATGATCCTGAGAAGACGAAGTGCATCGACGAGCTGCTTGACGCTATGGATGACTATGTTCCGCTTCCTGCGCGTGCCGTTGACCAGCCTTTCCTCATGCCGATCGAAGACATCTTCTCCATCTCCGGTCGCGGTACCGTCGTTACCGGTCGTATCGAACGTGGCGTTATCCATGTGAACGATCCTGTTTCCATCGTTGGAATCAAGGCCACCCAGGACAGCGTCGTCACCGGTGTCGAGATGTTCAACAAGTTGCTTGAGGATGGTCAGGCCGGTGATAACATCGGAGCCCTGCTGCGCGGCATTGACAAGAAGGAAGTTGTCCGTGGACAAGTTCTTGCCAAGCCCAAGTCGATCACACCTCACCAGAAGTTCATCGGTACTGTGTACGTGCTTACCGCGGAGGAAGGCGGTCGTAAGACTCCTTTCTTCTCCGGCTATCGCCCGCAGTTCTATTTCCGCACCACCGACATCACTGGTACAGTGCTCTTGGAAGGCGGAAAGATGGTTCTTCCCGGCGACCACACGGAGCTGGAAGTCGAACTGATTCACCCCGTTGCCATGGACAAGGGTCTCCGCTTCGCTATTCGCGAGGGTGGTAGAACCGTTGCTTCCGGTCAGGTGACCGATATCAAAGGCTAA